From a region of the Wolbachia endosymbiont (group B) of Gerris lacustris genome:
- a CDS encoding type IV secretion system protein, with product MQSRLGKCWFRLLILVICVLVTGCGKNDMPFPRCISADYFGPEPIAIGAHFPIGHDAFFPEGESGEPIDPETGEINYGFHPNQVVKWKDTGFETNGDSLVVRVNGAWTSWSNNNKESKGSYNLQSLEQLKYATKFEGKQGDNSLPDFCLICNDYESSTQKISSSPNASCTVNCKCISEDDNREKRGAPCWFTNGHGAYLLFKRPSDSSPNENLKSMRNPESPTVHLGYNSVAEDGSGLFTLDRDNTTLQDRNCNTVRLEKGWKIYVKILDRYYLDNAGGYSFEFLSGVQKPSTFGFFDYVYNYLKCVLLINENCKKHFDSNDPASAQAMFQNIAERSTSFHNFVLSLLVLFIVISSLLYLFGMIRETKHDMLIRMMKITLVIVLISPGSFRFFYDHFLVLFVKGLEQLISIVTNFAPNMNTGGNSNVAQGNEAKLFSFMEDMFNKFFAYSVWKKFAAFLHYQMWASLLMIPAIFIGIVLYFLLCMYAYIIFLSGFMGIAFLVAIMPLFLISILFSPLKSLFEGWIKFCISFCLQSIMIFTLLSLLAAMIMNTFYKQLGFTVCYNKWLEIKLCAPRWVFGGFCIIDKEYFSWTPGQIFVPYAIGEASPLNVDKNIEGIEKLSRIGGTVKFTGGTGYIPLPPDYINKGFRYIDYPFFNPIPGTKDNPADHYIAESDMIVSNGCSAKDLVRLTNSLSHASERADIILLINNIEKRIGDVSEIIKRYCQDINKCNSYREIINEIRSLVRSAIKKQGCRILKLHDLYKDPNSEYCKKCKDCEDCKNYKENSDYQRVQDIQRGYLINAGEIFVLFLLSFLMFSLKEFVQQMGSSIAGGGFGVYNISSMYQSSPVTGLMQGLKQQMQDKIGGGLESLGNWATHVPDRLAGGTANLLGRIPGVGGVLKYAINVPRKLVGATIEATKFATLPKNDVDKLEEKIYRAFGIDKEDIARRRIDKYLEYYKGYVGSHLGYTIEDAMKFTWEHGLDSIGINPATGEKDGYQHNLLYRAKTYRREFLEKLHDYTIGRKREPEEDESSKENKPNQSNRKLGTEPETLKNTTEAIRAGEDRERQDNERNENIENDEES from the coding sequence ATGCAATCACGCTTAGGCAAATGTTGGTTTAGGTTATTAATTTTGGTAATCTGTGTTCTGGTTACAGGTTGTGGTAAGAATGATATGCCTTTTCCAAGATGTATATCTGCTGATTATTTTGGTCCTGAACCTATTGCAATTGGTGCTCATTTTCCAATCGGTCATGATGCGTTTTTTCCAGAAGGTGAAAGTGGAGAACCTATTGATCCTGAAACCGGAGAAATCAATTATGGTTTTCACCCTAATCAAGTGGTGAAGTGGAAAGATACTGGATTTGAAACCAATGGAGATAGTTTAGTAGTACGAGTAAATGGTGCATGGACGTCTTGGAGTAATAATAATAAAGAATCTAAAGGTAGTTATAATTTGCAAAGCTTGGAACAGCTAAAATATGCGACTAAGTTTGAAGGTAAACAAGGCGATAATAGTTTGCCTGACTTTTGCTTAATTTGTAATGATTACGAATCTAGTACACAAAAAATTTCAAGTAGTCCTAATGCAAGTTGTACTGTAAATTGCAAGTGTATTAGTGAAGATGATAACAGAGAAAAACGCGGTGCTCCATGTTGGTTTACTAACGGCCATGGTGCTTATCTTTTATTTAAAAGGCCTAGCGATTCTAGTCCTAACGAAAATTTAAAATCCATGCGTAACCCTGAGTCTCCTACTGTACATCTAGGTTACAATTCCGTAGCGGAAGATGGAAGTGGGCTTTTTACTTTAGACAGAGATAACACCACATTACAGGACAGGAATTGTAATACGGTGAGGTTAGAAAAAGGATGGAAAATATATGTAAAGATATTAGATAGATATTATCTAGATAATGCAGGTGGCTACTCTTTTGAATTTTTGAGCGGAGTGCAGAAACCAAGTACCTTTGGATTTTTTGATTACGTTTATAACTATCTAAAATGTGTATTATTGATTAACGAAAATTGTAAAAAGCATTTTGATAGCAATGATCCTGCATCTGCACAAGCTATGTTTCAAAATATAGCTGAAAGAAGTACGAGCTTTCACAATTTTGTTCTTTCCTTGCTTGTTCTATTTATAGTGATTTCATCGCTTCTTTATCTTTTTGGAATGATAAGAGAAACTAAGCATGATATGCTCATCAGAATGATGAAAATCACTCTAGTAATAGTGCTTATATCTCCTGGAAGTTTTAGATTTTTCTATGATCATTTTCTTGTTTTATTTGTCAAAGGTCTTGAACAATTGATAAGCATAGTTACTAATTTTGCTCCCAACATGAACACCGGAGGTAATTCAAACGTTGCTCAAGGAAATGAAGCTAAATTGTTTAGCTTCATGGAGGATATGTTTAATAAGTTTTTTGCTTACTCTGTTTGGAAAAAGTTTGCAGCATTTTTACATTATCAAATGTGGGCAAGTCTCCTTATGATACCGGCAATTTTTATAGGGATTGTCTTATATTTCCTGCTGTGTATGTATGCTTACATAATATTCCTTTCTGGTTTTATGGGTATAGCTTTTCTTGTAGCTATAATGCCGCTATTCCTAATCTCTATTTTATTTTCACCACTGAAAAGTCTATTTGAGGGTTGGATAAAATTCTGTATTAGTTTCTGTTTGCAATCAATTATGATATTTACCCTGCTGTCATTACTTGCTGCGATGATAATGAATACCTTTTATAAACAGTTAGGCTTTACTGTGTGCTATAATAAATGGCTTGAAATAAAGTTATGTGCTCCAAGATGGGTATTTGGTGGTTTTTGTATAATTGATAAAGAATACTTTAGCTGGACTCCAGGGCAAATTTTTGTACCTTATGCTATTGGAGAGGCTTCTCCATTGAACGTAGATAAGAATATAGAAGGTATAGAAAAACTAAGCAGAATAGGTGGTACAGTAAAGTTTACTGGTGGCACTGGATATATCCCTCTTCCACCAGATTACATTAATAAAGGTTTTCGTTATATAGATTATCCTTTCTTTAATCCAATTCCTGGAACTAAAGATAATCCAGCAGACCACTATATTGCGGAAAGTGATATGATAGTTAGTAATGGCTGTAGTGCAAAAGATCTAGTACGCTTAACAAATAGTTTATCTCATGCATCAGAGAGGGCTGACATTATATTACTGATCAACAATATAGAGAAAAGGATAGGTGATGTTAGTGAAATAATAAAACGCTACTGTCAAGATATAAATAAATGCAATAGTTATAGGGAAATAATTAATGAAATAAGATCTTTAGTGCGGAGTGCGATAAAAAAACAAGGTTGTAGAATACTGAAACTTCATGATTTATATAAGGATCCCAACAGTGAATACTGTAAGAAATGTAAAGATTGTGAGGATTGCAAAAATTATAAAGAAAATAGTGATTACCAAAGGGTGCAAGACATACAGAGAGGTTATTTAATCAACGCAGGAGAGATCTTTGTATTGTTCTTGCTTTCGTTTTTGATGTTTTCTTTGAAGGAGTTTGTACAACAGATGGGCTCAAGCATTGCCGGTGGTGGGTTTGGTGTTTACAATATATCTAGTATGTATCAATCATCACCTGTGACTGGTTTAATGCAGGGATTAAAACAACAGATGCAAGATAAAATTGGTGGAGGGCTAGAGTCTTTAGGTAATTGGGCTACTCATGTACCGGACAGATTAGCTGGAGGTACAGCTAATTTGCTAGGTAGAATACCAGGAGTTGGGGGTGTGCTGAAATATGCTATTAATGTGCCACGTAAGCTTGTAGGTGCTACTATTGAAGCAACAAAATTTGCAACATTACCTAAAAATGATGTTGATAAGCTTGAGGAAAAAATCTACAGGGCGTTTGGAATTGATAAAGAAGATATTGCACGTAGAAGAATTGATAAATATTTAGAATATTATAAAGGATATGTAGGATCACATTTGGGCTATACAATAGAAGATGCTATGAAGTTTACTTGGGAACATGGTCTCGACTCTATAGGAATTAACCCTGCTACAGGAGAAAAGGATGGTTACCAGCATAATCTACTCTATAGAGCAAAAACATATAGACGGGAATTTCTTGAGAAGCTTCATGACTACACTATTGGCCGCAAGAGAGAACCAGAAGAAGATGAATCATCAAAAGAAAATAAGCCTAATCAATCAAATCGAAAATTAGGTACGGAACCAGAAACCCTAAAAAACACTACAGAAGCTATACGTGCCGGAGAAGATAGAGAGCGTCAAGATAATGAAAGGAATGAGAACATAGAGAATGATGAAGAATCGTAA
- a CDS encoding Mur ligase family protein, whose product MVRINYLAVQLNKYKNQSVAVFGLGKTGLSVINALTKSSAKIYAWDDNEEQIANAKIIYKECNFIHPNEHNWHEISTLILSPGVPITTHWIVKLARSFDCKIKSDIELFLETKTTSQKVVGITGTNGKSTTTSLIGHILKSTGKKVAIGGNLGVPILDLERNAEIYVIEFSSFQLELINKINVDISVLLNITPDHIDRHESMNNYIATKLKLINSSKIAVIGCDNKITADVFNKFTGNKIPISVTYSLVPFQRVTRKEKPLPTTQMAEGSARDLISLADNNLLDYSEQITGIDQNYLDPSVSYLDDKRGAEIQEISLKLENHNLSMSDMKVNLVSNVENIVAAHAVCKLLGVDSSTIVNEIKSFPGLRHRNEFLGKIHNVLFINDSKATNAESTEKAILSYKNIYWIVGGKSKKGGIESLSKHFTKIRKAFLIGESTEVFANIMENKIDYMKCYNLENAFKLAFEEAINSKEEVAILLSPACSSFDQWKNFEERGEAFCRMFENLRYNYM is encoded by the coding sequence ATAGTCCGCATAAATTATCTAGCAGTGCAACTAAACAAATACAAAAATCAAAGTGTTGCGGTTTTCGGTCTTGGTAAAACTGGTTTGTCTGTCATTAATGCTCTAACAAAGAGCAGTGCAAAAATATACGCATGGGATGATAATGAAGAGCAAATAGCAAATGCAAAAATAATATATAAAGAGTGTAATTTCATTCATCCCAATGAGCATAATTGGCATGAGATAAGCACACTAATTTTGAGCCCTGGGGTGCCAATAACAACGCATTGGATAGTAAAACTTGCAAGAAGCTTTGACTGCAAAATAAAATCAGACATTGAGCTATTTCTTGAAACTAAAACTACAAGCCAGAAGGTTGTCGGCATCACCGGAACAAATGGCAAATCAACCACCACGTCACTAATAGGGCACATATTAAAATCCACAGGCAAAAAAGTAGCTATTGGAGGGAATTTAGGTGTGCCTATTTTGGATTTAGAGAGAAACGCAGAAATTTATGTAATTGAATTTTCCTCTTTTCAATTGGAGCTAATAAATAAAATTAATGTAGACATTTCTGTATTGCTCAACATCACACCAGACCACATAGATAGACATGAAAGTATGAATAACTACATAGCAACTAAATTAAAACTGATAAACAGTAGCAAGATTGCCGTGATAGGATGTGATAACAAAATTACCGCTGATGTATTCAATAAATTCACTGGAAACAAAATTCCAATTTCAGTAACATATTCCCTGGTGCCATTCCAGCGCGTGACCAGAAAAGAAAAACCATTGCCAACTACTCAGATGGCAGAGGGTAGTGCAAGAGATCTAATATCATTGGCAGATAACAATTTGCTTGATTATAGTGAACAGATTACTGGTATAGATCAAAATTATCTGGATCCCAGTGTCAGCTACTTGGATGACAAAAGGGGCGCCGAGATCCAGGAGATCTCGCTAAAACTAGAGAATCACAACTTATCAATGAGTGATATGAAAGTAAACCTAGTATCCAATGTAGAAAATATAGTAGCTGCACACGCTGTGTGCAAGTTACTTGGAGTAGATAGCAGCACTATTGTCAATGAAATCAAATCCTTTCCAGGGCTAAGACACAGAAATGAATTTCTTGGCAAAATACATAATGTACTTTTTATCAACGATAGCAAAGCAACCAATGCAGAATCGACCGAAAAGGCAATTTTATCTTATAAAAACATATATTGGATTGTTGGCGGAAAAAGCAAAAAAGGCGGAATAGAATCATTAAGCAAGCATTTCACCAAGATTAGAAAAGCTTTTCTTATTGGAGAATCAACTGAAGTTTTTGCAAACATTATGGAGAACAAAATAGATTATATGAAGTGCTATAATCTAGAAAACGCATTTAAACTGGCTTTTGAAGAGGCCATAAATAGCAAAGAAGAAGTAGCGATATTACTTTCTCCTGCATGTTCTTCTTTTGATCAGTGGAAAAATTTTGAAGAGCGCGGTGAAGCATTTTGCAGAATGTTTGAAAATCTCAGGTATAATTATATGTGA
- a CDS encoding molecular chaperone DnaJ has protein sequence MNQHFKLTSQEFYDNADLLKVLEIKAEQVVDKNYEELSATLKKQHKKLILVNHPDKGGDKDRFDRIYKAYQELKKYIEPLELGNPCVKVSVGAESDGRLTAREFHYRKKLFDTLGIGEEAIGGDYEKLNSIIRKKLYGDCARDDVEQLRSYISPLQNKKDLVDEDKKQLALKFIERKNALLLVQVISILPLTILTTITIGCYFSWYIIAFNIIDNKVIGSLANHYKKKYENSEISTDEFISKMSYIMLGSKLLINYPLAAFSVYLLTTNFIANGLTVGGAILGPLLLLAVLIEALAPIFSKGSEIYADKHTKDLLEEDSRDRVQKETDLLGRYDPRKLLMPIIMPLVRKCFAEVASEFAERNFNTNMSDVKAEQQFEPQGVGFTQQTV, from the coding sequence ATGAATCAACATTTTAAGTTAACTAGTCAGGAGTTTTATGATAACGCTGACCTGCTTAAAGTATTAGAAATAAAAGCTGAGCAAGTTGTAGACAAGAATTATGAAGAGCTTAGCGCAACTTTGAAGAAGCAGCATAAGAAGTTAATTCTTGTAAATCATCCTGACAAAGGTGGAGACAAAGATAGATTTGATCGAATTTATAAAGCTTATCAAGAGCTAAAAAAATATATTGAGCCTTTAGAATTAGGAAATCCTTGTGTTAAAGTCAGTGTTGGCGCTGAAAGTGATGGACGTTTAACGGCAAGAGAGTTTCACTATAGGAAAAAGCTGTTCGATACACTAGGGATTGGTGAAGAAGCTATAGGTGGGGATTACGAAAAATTGAATTCTATAATTAGAAAAAAGCTTTATGGGGATTGTGCTAGAGATGATGTTGAGCAATTACGCTCTTATATTTCTCCTCTACAGAACAAAAAGGATCTAGTAGATGAGGATAAAAAACAGTTAGCATTGAAATTTATAGAGCGCAAAAATGCTCTATTGCTCGTACAAGTAATAAGTATTCTGCCTTTAACTATATTAACTACAATTACTATAGGTTGCTATTTTTCATGGTATATAATAGCATTTAATATCATTGATAATAAAGTCATTGGTTCATTAGCGAATCATTATAAGAAGAAGTATGAAAATTCAGAAATTTCTACTGATGAATTCATAAGTAAAATGAGCTATATCATGCTAGGCAGTAAGCTTCTTATCAACTATCCTTTAGCTGCTTTTTCTGTTTATCTACTTACAACAAATTTCATTGCTAATGGATTAACTGTTGGTGGAGCTATACTTGGTCCGCTATTGTTATTGGCAGTATTAATTGAAGCATTAGCTCCTATTTTCTCAAAAGGCTCTGAAATATATGCTGACAAGCATACAAAAGATTTACTAGAAGAGGATTCAAGAGATAGAGTACAAAAAGAAACTGATCTGTTAGGACGGTATGATCCACGAAAACTGTTAATGCCAATTATCATGCCTCTTGTTAGAAAGTGTTTTGCAGAAGTGGCAAGCGAGTTTGCTGAGAGGAATTTTAACACTAATATGTCTGATGTCAAGGCAGAGCAGCAATTTGAACCTCAAGGAGTTGGATTTACACAACAAACAGTGTAG
- a CDS encoding RDD family protein, with product MDTEVSYAGITKRSLADVIDRFIMTAVMCLITFLFIIQHYSANKEEAFDPNIYKLLCVSFTVISTLVLEALLITRFSGTPGQLLCGIHMKHANTFKNRHPHASNN from the coding sequence ATGGATACTGAAGTGAGTTATGCAGGGATTACAAAACGCTCTTTAGCAGATGTAATTGACCGCTTTATCATGACAGCAGTAATGTGTCTAATCACTTTTCTTTTTATAATACAACATTATAGTGCTAACAAAGAAGAGGCTTTTGACCCTAACATATACAAACTATTATGCGTGTCCTTTACGGTAATATCCACTTTAGTACTAGAAGCACTATTGATAACAAGATTCAGTGGTACTCCAGGACAATTGCTATGTGGTATTCATATGAAACATGCGAACACATTTAAAAACCGTCACCCTCATGCAAGCAATAATTAG
- a CDS encoding COQ9 family protein, protein MEQKLIVDELIKVIPFEGISDATLLKVCTNLNLANSFCKFQNGIYSALEYIAEDLNSSMETELWNSNLEDMKVRERIKLAVQIRLSNYAKLQNYREFLKNVLSFSILPKNTYFSSKLLYRTVSAIWYGIHDQSTDFNYYTKRAILAGVYLSTILFFINDYSEDFADTLSFLDKRINNVMTFQKFKTRLKGIIGNFL, encoded by the coding sequence ATGGAACAAAAGTTAATAGTAGATGAGCTGATTAAGGTTATTCCATTTGAAGGAATAAGTGATGCAACCTTATTGAAAGTGTGCACGAACCTTAACCTAGCCAATAGTTTTTGTAAATTTCAAAATGGAATATATAGTGCTTTGGAGTACATAGCAGAGGACTTAAATAGCTCAATGGAAACTGAACTTTGGAATTCCAATTTAGAAGATATGAAGGTAAGAGAGCGGATAAAGTTAGCTGTCCAAATACGCCTTTCAAACTATGCTAAGTTACAAAATTACAGAGAGTTTTTAAAAAATGTTTTATCATTCTCTATATTACCCAAAAATACATATTTTTCTAGTAAACTCTTGTACAGAACTGTTAGCGCGATTTGGTATGGCATTCATGATCAATCAACAGATTTTAACTACTATACAAAAAGAGCAATATTAGCTGGAGTGTACTTAAGTACGATACTTTTTTTTATCAATGATTATTCAGAAGATTTTGCAGATACCCTGTCGTTTCTTGACAAACGTATCAACAATGTCATGACATTTCAAAAATTCAAAACTCGCTTAAAAGGAATCATAGGAAATTTCTTATAA
- a CDS encoding IS630 family transposase (programmed frameshift), giving the protein MALRSKLLDEKVVESAKEMLKKVRNNAYVAKKLNAVIAAKKHSITAVAKICCISRKAITTWIKHIKFGREEKLFSPPQRRRKTILNQSQLEQIEVWIEENPNITIREMRIRIQERFGLNISKSTIHRNMQRMKFSYITPRPVHSGQDKNKQEEFKKNLNETIVMHSEKELFFFDESRFGTHSKVGHGWFKKGSRTQVKVKLGRENFYLYSAVNPRNGENFSLFAPNVNTACINIFLEQMSQYLGIRKAFLVMDCASWHKSKSLKIPKNIEIIYLPPYSPDLNPVERFWLYIKQNILRNKIYDTIVLLESALCNFITSLSPSTVKQLCNASYLVH; this is encoded by the exons ATGGCATTAAGATCAAAATTATTGGATGAAAAAGTGGTGGAATCAGCAAAAGAGATGCTGAAGAAAGTAAGAAATAATGCGTATGTTGCAAAAAAACTAAATGCTGTAATTGCAGCAAAAAAGCACAGTATAACAGCTGTAGCAAAAATATGTTGCATTTCGAGAAAGGCAATTACTACATGGATAAAGCACATAAAATTTGGAAGAGAAGAAAAATTATTTTCTCCACCTCAACGCCGTAGAAAAACTATATTGAACCAAAGTCAACTTGAACAAATTGAGGTGTGGATAGAGGAAAACCCCAATATTACTATTAGAGAAATGAGAATAAGAATCCAAGAAAGATTTGGTTTGAATATCAGCAAATCCACAATACATCGTAATATGCAAAGAATGAAATTCTCATATATCACACCAAGACCAGTTCATAGTGGACAGGATAAAAATAAGCAAGAGGAGTTT AAAAAAAACCTCAATGAAACTATTGTCATGCATTCTGAAAAAGAGCTATTTTTCTTCGATGAATCACGGTTTGGTACACATTCAAAAGTTGGACATGGGTGGTTTAAAAAAGGCAGTAGGACACAGGTTAAGGTAAAATTAGGTAGGGAAAATTTTTATCTCTATAGTGCAGTTAATCCCAGAAATGGAGAGAATTTTAGCTTATTTGCACCAAACGTCAACACTGCTTGTATAAATATATTCCTTGAACAGATGTCGCAATATTTAGGAATACGAAAGGCTTTTCTCGTGATGGATTGCGCTAGTTGGCATAAGTCAAAAAGTTTAAAGATACCTAAAAATATCGAAATTATATACCTACCACCATACTCACCTGACCTCAATCCTGTTGAGAGGTTTTGGTTATATATAAAACAGAACATTTTGCGCAATAAAATCTACGATACAATTGTTCTGCTTGAGAGCGCTTTGTGTAATTTTATTACCTCTCTTTCCCCTTCCACGGTTAAACAACTCTGCAATGCTTCTTATTTGGTTCATTAA
- the rsmD gene encoding 16S rRNA (guanine(966)-N(2))-methyltransferase RsmD, whose protein sequence is MLRVTAGKYRGRKITTDKHLAARPTMSIVREAIFSTLSSRKPIDNLNVLDLFCGSASFSFEALSRGAKHAFMVDSDYYNLQLPKKTAEDFGITNDITLICCNANGLPRPTSKCDIVFIDPPYNSNLVESTLNGLARSGWLSDDALIILEIRKNEDFECNKNFSIILERTYGIARIIFLSLLT, encoded by the coding sequence ATGCTACGTGTTACTGCAGGCAAATATCGTGGAAGAAAAATAACCACAGACAAGCATTTAGCTGCACGGCCAACTATGAGTATCGTCCGAGAAGCAATATTTAGTACACTTTCTTCAAGAAAACCTATTGATAACTTGAATGTGCTTGATTTATTCTGTGGAAGTGCCTCTTTTTCATTTGAAGCGCTTTCTCGAGGTGCTAAACATGCATTTATGGTAGATTCAGATTATTACAATTTGCAACTGCCTAAAAAAACAGCAGAAGATTTTGGAATTACGAACGATATCACGTTAATTTGTTGCAATGCTAACGGATTACCAAGGCCTACTTCAAAGTGCGATATAGTTTTTATAGACCCACCTTACAATAGCAATCTAGTTGAATCAACGTTGAATGGACTAGCTCGCTCAGGCTGGTTAAGTGATGATGCATTGATAATTCTAGAGATTAGGAAAAACGAAGATTTTGAGTGCAATAAAAACTTCAGTATAATTTTGGAACGCACCTACGGTATAGCGAGAATAATTTTTCTTTCTCTATTAACTTGA
- the icd gene encoding isocitrate dehydrogenase has translation MSTPITVAYGDGIGPEIMEAVLSILREAEAKISIDIIEIGERVYSKEWSHGISPSGWESIERTKILLKSPTTTPQGKGHKSLNVALRKNLGLYANIRPCISYHPVIENKFDKFDIVVIRENEEDVYTGIEHRLTGDSYQCTKIITKSGSEKICRYAFEYAKKHNRKKVTCLTKDNIMKMTDGTFHAAFDRIAAEYPDVKAEHYIVDIGMARVATEPENFDVIVTENLYGDILSDIVAQASGSVGLAGSSNIGNGYAMFEAVHGSAPDIAGKNIANPSGLLNAAVHMLIYIGQAATAKLIYDAWLKTLEDGIHTADLYKEKRSKQKVGTKEFEEAVIDNLEKKPGILPELVIGSGADSKVNKTQNEYEQDYKVRKLVGSDITLAWNKSSNFDQIVRLFESSNLQMIAIYSKGLAIWPGSSESSSDQITCRFIANNGKQAITNSDVNNLLIKLEENSFDVVRMDKLYLYDGKEGFFS, from the coding sequence ATGTCAACACCAATCACAGTTGCGTATGGCGATGGTATCGGGCCAGAAATTATGGAAGCGGTGCTGTCGATATTGCGCGAAGCAGAAGCGAAGATCTCAATAGATATTATTGAAATAGGTGAGCGTGTTTATAGTAAGGAATGGTCTCACGGAATCTCTCCAAGTGGTTGGGAGTCAATTGAAAGGACAAAGATATTACTCAAATCTCCGACAACAACTCCTCAAGGTAAAGGGCACAAAAGCTTAAACGTTGCACTGAGGAAGAATTTAGGGTTATATGCAAATATCAGGCCGTGTATTTCGTATCATCCTGTTATAGAAAATAAATTTGATAAGTTTGATATCGTGGTAATACGCGAAAATGAAGAGGACGTTTACACGGGAATAGAGCACAGGCTCACTGGTGATTCTTACCAATGCACTAAAATTATTACTAAGTCAGGTTCAGAGAAAATATGCAGGTATGCTTTTGAATACGCGAAAAAACACAACAGAAAAAAAGTAACTTGCCTAACTAAAGACAACATAATGAAGATGACTGATGGCACCTTTCATGCGGCGTTTGATCGCATTGCAGCAGAATACCCAGATGTAAAAGCAGAACATTATATAGTTGATATTGGAATGGCACGTGTTGCCACAGAGCCTGAGAATTTCGATGTTATAGTAACCGAGAATTTGTATGGTGATATATTATCAGACATAGTGGCACAAGCCTCTGGATCTGTAGGACTCGCTGGAAGTAGCAATATAGGTAATGGATATGCAATGTTCGAAGCAGTGCATGGTTCTGCTCCTGATATTGCAGGAAAAAATATAGCTAATCCTTCAGGACTTTTAAATGCTGCAGTGCATATGCTAATTTACATAGGTCAAGCTGCTACTGCAAAACTAATTTATGATGCGTGGCTGAAGACTTTGGAGGATGGAATACATACTGCTGATTTATATAAAGAGAAAAGGAGTAAACAAAAAGTTGGTACCAAAGAATTTGAAGAAGCCGTTATAGATAATCTAGAAAAGAAACCTGGAATATTACCTGAGCTTGTAATTGGTAGCGGTGCAGATAGTAAAGTGAACAAAACACAGAATGAATATGAACAGGATTACAAAGTTAGAAAATTGGTTGGTAGCGACATAACGCTTGCTTGGAACAAATCTAGCAACTTTGATCAAATAGTTAGGTTATTTGAATCGAGTAATTTGCAAATGATAGCAATATACTCAAAAGGTCTTGCAATTTGGCCAGGAAGTTCAGAATCTTCAAGTGATCAAATAACCTGCAGGTTTATCGCAAATAATGGAAAACAAGCTATTACAAATAGTGATGTAAATAACCTACTAATAAAACTTGAAGAAAATAGCTTTGATGTAGTGAGAATGGATAAGTTGTATTTATATGATGGGAAAGAAGGGTTTTTCTCTTAA
- the nth gene encoding endonuclease III, with amino-acid sequence MDSKKVELIFEKFQQSNPTPKIELNYTNHFTLLVAIVLSARTTDVSVNKITKKLSSIADTPEKMLNLGQSELRKCISSIGLYNSKAKNIIGLSKILIEKHNSKVPTDFDDLVSLPGVGRKSANVFLNSGLAIPTLAVDTHVFRVSNRAGLVKEKDVFKTEQSLLNVVPKKYLLYAHHWLVLHGRYICKAQKPLCEACTIHDLCEFECKRYKV; translated from the coding sequence ATGGACTCAAAAAAAGTAGAATTGATATTTGAGAAGTTTCAACAATCAAATCCTACACCAAAAATAGAGCTAAATTATACCAATCATTTTACGCTTCTGGTTGCAATAGTTTTGTCAGCACGGACAACCGATGTCAGCGTTAATAAAATTACAAAAAAGCTATCTAGTATCGCTGATACGCCAGAAAAAATGCTGAATCTTGGGCAAAGTGAGCTAAGAAAATGTATAAGCAGTATTGGTTTATATAATTCCAAAGCAAAAAACATAATCGGGCTCAGCAAAATATTGATTGAGAAGCACAATAGCAAAGTGCCTACTGATTTCGATGATTTGGTATCTTTACCAGGGGTTGGGAGAAAGAGCGCTAATGTGTTCTTAAATTCAGGGCTTGCTATTCCAACATTGGCAGTTGATACTCATGTTTTTAGAGTAAGCAATAGAGCTGGGCTTGTGAAAGAAAAAGATGTATTTAAAACAGAACAATCTCTTTTGAATGTTGTTCCAAAAAAATACCTACTTTATGCTCATCATTGGCTAGTTTTACACGGTAGATACATTTGCAAGGCACAAAAACCTTTGTGTGAAGCGTGCACAATTCATGATTTATGTGAGTTTGAATGCAAGAGGTATAAAGTCTAG